A single window of Nicotiana sylvestris chromosome 5, ASM39365v2, whole genome shotgun sequence DNA harbors:
- the LOC138869605 gene encoding uncharacterized protein encodes MGQPQAVMSNQVQGQRVSDAPPPVPTIAPIVALPADAVASERALELASYKLEDMANTLYETVLLGRPAGVAPLTWDEFTKLFKNHFLPNSLMQKYARDFERLVQTPDMDVSTYNTKFCKLAIYAPYLVPTEEARDQRCGQLGHHLRDCPQPPRNFNQASIQSAAPTQTTRNTSGAIGTGNRGRGAGDYAIVNQGQGNAGRVANPIGESLLVEYVYRTCQIQVEGRDTLADLIVLDMIDFDMLVGMDWLSSYYAIVDCHANIVKFEIPNEPSFIRSGNQVPETCKIVSFMKAQRILKKGCLDHLAIVNNTRKETVSIEKLPIMREFFDVFPEDLPGLPPVREIDFGIDLLPDTQPILIPPYRMAPTELRELKQQLHDLLDKGFIRPSFQGAAHFSKIDLRSGYHQLRIKDEDISKTTFRTRYGHYEFLVMPLGLTNVPASSMNLMNRVFKSFLDRFVIVFIDDILIYSRSQGEHEDHLRTVLQILREHRLYAKSSKDEAVSGKSKDMLVKSDGVLGMGDNLCVADVDGLRHAILEEAHNSIYTIHPGSTNMYHDLKQFYWWEGMKKDVANFVSSYLTCQQVKAMHQRPARLLQQIEIPEWKWDRITMDFIIGLPRTLRCYDSVWVIIDRLTKSTHFLPVKTTYGGVRGSWDTYLPLAEFAYNNSFQSSIQMAPYETLYGIRCHSPIGWFEAGDTNLLGPNLVQEVMDNVQLIRQRLLAAQSRKKSYADKRRRDLVFTIGDKVFI; translated from the exons ATGGGTCAACCCCAAGCTGTGATGTCAAATCAAGTGCAAGGGCAGAGAGTTTCGGATGCTCCACCACCAGTGCCAACTATTGCACCTATTGTTGCCTTACCTGCAGATGCAGTGGCAAG TGAGAGAGCCCTGGAGCTCGCATCATACAAACTAGAGGATATGGCCAACACATTGTATGAAACCGTATTGCTAGGAAGGCCAGCAGGAGTAGCACCACTGACATGGGACGAGTTCACTAAGTTGTTCAAGAATCATTTTCTTCCAAACAGCCTGATGCAAAAATATGCTAGAGACTTTGAGAGATTGGTTCAGACTCCAGATATGGATGTGTCAACATATAACACTAAGTTTTGTAAGCTGGCTATATATGCTCCTTACTTAGTACCTACCGAAGAAGCTCGAGatcagag ATGTGGCCAGTTGGGACATCACTTGAGGGATTGCCCTCAGCCTCCGAGAAATTTCAACCAGGCTTCTATTCAGTCAGCTGCACCGACTCAAACTACTCGTAATACTTCAGGTGCTATAGGTACAGGAAATAGAGGTCGAGGTGCTGGAGACTATGCTATTGTGAATCAAGGACAAGGGAAtgctggtagag TTGCTAATCCTATTGGAGAGTCTCTATTAGTTGAGTATGTGTATCGTACTTGTCAGATTCAAGTTGAGGGTAGAGATACTCTAGCTGACCTTATTgtacttgatatgattgactttgacatgctggtgggaatggattggttatcttcttaCTATGCTATAGTCGATTGTCATGCAAATATAGTAAAGTTTGAGATACCAAATGAACCAAGTTTTATTCGAAGTGGGAATCAGGTTCCAGAGACTTGCAAAATTGTATCTTTTATGAAGGCTCAACGAATTCTAAAGAAAGGTTGCTTGGATCACTTAGCTATTGTAAATAACACAAGAAAGGAAACAGTTAGTATAGAAAAATTACCAATAATGAGAGAATTTTTTGATGTATTTCCTGAGGATTTACCAGGATTGCCTCCAGTACGAGAAatagactttggtattgatttgctaCCTGACACACAACCCATATTGATACCCCCATACCgaatggcaccaacagagttgaggGAACTAAAGCAACAGTTACATGATTTgttagataagggttttattagacctagt TTCCAAGGAGCTGCccacttttcaaagattgacctcCGTTCTGGCTatcatcaacttagaatcaaagatgaagatatttCTAAGACTACTTTCAGAACTCGATACGGgcactatgagttccttgtgatgccGTTGGGACTGACTAATGTTCCAGCATCATCCATGAATTTAATGAATAGGGTGTTCAAGTCGTTTCTGGATAGATTtgtaatagtatttattgatgatatcttgatatattcTCGTAGCCAAGGAGAACACGAGGATCATCTCAGGACTGTATTGCAGATATTGCGAGAACATCGGCTTTATGCTAAGTCCTCGAA AGATGAGGCCGTATCTGGTAAAAGCAAGGATATGCTTGTTAAAAGTGATGGTGTTCTTGGAATGGGTGACAATTTATGTGTAGCAGACGTAGATGGGTTGAGACATGCTATTCTTGAAGAAGCCCACAACTCTATATATACCATACATCCTGGATCCACAAACATGTACCATGACTTGAAGCAATTTTATTGGTGGGAAggtatgaagaaagatgttgctaacTTTGTTTCTAGTTATTTGACTTGTCAGCAGGTCAAGGCTATGCATCAACGACCCGCAAGACTGTTACAACAaattgagattccagagtggaaatgggacaGAATTACTATGGATTTTATCATCGGTCTACCACGAACTCTTAGATGTTATGATTCGGTGTGGGTAATTATAGATCGATTGACAAAATCAACACACTTTTTGCCGGTGAAGACTACATATGGTGGAGTGAG AGGTAGTTGGGACACTTATCTACCGTTAGCTgaatttgcttataacaatagcttccagtccagtattcaaatggcaccgtacgAAACATTGTATGGTATAAGATGTCATTCTCCTATCGGATGGTTTGAAGCTGGTGATACTAACTTATTGGGACCCAACCTAGTACAAGAAGTTATGGACAATGTCCAGTTGATCAGACAGAGATTGCTTGCAGCTCAAAGTAGAAAAAAGTCTTATGCTGATAAGAGAAGAAGGGATTTAGTATTCACAATTGGGGACAAAGTGTTCATATGA